GGACTTTTAAAAGCATCATTAAGGCACACGTAAGCAAGGCCTAGAAATTACATAAAAGGTGTAAAATGTGCAAAGTGGGCTTATTTTGGCACTTCACCGACCAAAACGAAACGTTGAGCATCTCAATTCAagcttttgctttgtttgaatgattaaaaaaaaaaaaacatgtaaaagcaCTAACGATTAGAAAACAATTATAATGTGATCCCTTTTAAACAAACCTGAGTATTGTGTAAGTCACGGCTTACTTGGTGTGtgctttaaaataaaagtaagGTTCATCTTTGAGCAGGAATTACTACAttgtctcatttaaaaaaatatatatatacaaaattaaactagaataaaaattgaaaatagatgACTTTACTGGACGGATTTAACAATAGAAACatttgaatacaatttttcCCACATTTTGGGAAACCCTGCATTAGAAATGATTATCCCAGATGATCCCCTTTATAGGACACCATCTTTTCactgtatttttgtgtgaaCTTAACCAACAACAAATGAACTGTTGACAGTAAACCAAATAAAAGTTTTCTCCATGAAATGATAAACTGGCTTGCGTCGATCATACTTTGGTCTTAGTCGTAGTATGAACCGGAATGCAGGGCCCACGGTTGCACGTTGCCTCTTCCGAATATGGTGTAGAAGGTGGCCCCAAACAGGTTGATGGCAGCCGCAATGTAGAAAACAGTCTGCCATTCTTCCATCGTATTCTAAGCCAAAAACAACATGGACATTGTTCTCTTGACTTggtcaaatgtcaacattttggaaaaaaacaccagtcaaaatccatttaaaaataaattatcattgaaatatatatatatatatatatatatatatatatatatatatatatatatatatatatatatatatatatatatatatatatatatatatatatatatatatatatatatatatatatatatatatatatatatatatatatatatatatatatatatatatttttttttttaaaacatcacaCGTGCGGTTTTAGATGTGACAACCTAATTAAAAAATACGATACaattggaaatatattttaaaaagtcttgACAGTAACAAACCACTCAAATAGTTTTTGCAATTGACTAGCTAGAAAAGAATCATTAGTGCAGCTGACTTTAAAGGTGGTACTGTAGCCACCTGTGGGCAGAAGGCAGGCATCACCCCAAATTAgtaaccagccaatcgcagtgcacagGGAGCCAGACAACTAATCACGCGCACACAATATGGAATGTTCCACTGCATATTTCAGTGTAAAATTAttcaaaacctaaaaaaatatctagtCTTCTCTcgattatattatattgtacttagatttttttctggtattatttttttattttattttaagttcataaaaatgtgaaaaatccaggctgaaactcgtaagtggaagccactcccctgtctgaAGATAaatgtagttataataggggtgatcctacctTTTcaattatcgtggccatgtctggtctacattaaccgcaatatttgagggattactgtacattcaACCCTTTATATTGACCGTGAAAACAAATGGTAACATCAATTTTCTGAGATATTTTATTTCGAAGTACTCCTTTTTAACTTCAACCAAGTAAATTGTCAAACCAAAGTTTCTTACATTTGCAGTGAGTTTCCGTGCAATGACTGGTCCCACCATGCCAGGAATGGTGGCGAAGGTGTTGGTGATGCCCAGCAGGATGCCGGCGTAGCTGGTCAGGAAAAAAGCATGGTCATGTGAGCGCTATATCTCAGTCCACCCGCATGTGGACAGCTGTAAAATGATGCTTACGAGGGAGCAATGTCGAGGTGGTTGATGTTAAAGCCGGACGCCGACACGCCACCCAGCGACGAAGAGATGGTGAGGAAAGTCAACGCCAAAGTATAGTTGCAACCCGTATAACCGGCCGCCACTAGGAACGCGGCCGGTCCGATCATCCCCACGAGGGAGAAGGACTTTCGGACCGTGATGGTGGGGCAGTGGCGCTTTTCTCGCAGGTAGTCGGCCAGTTGACCGCTCAGGACAGCGAATAATGCGCAGCCCAGGTAAGGAAGTGCAGACAGCAAACCATTCTGATGTGGGGGAAATAAGGATAATTTTGAAGTTGTTATGAAATTATATTGACATACAAATTCAAGATCTGGAAATCCCACCATCAAATCCTTTGATGGGACATATGTATCAATGTAGTTAGCTGGAAAACGGGTTTTGGTATTACATTTTCAATTATACTTATGATACACAATCTCCAATGCAAACATTGCAAAATCAAGAACATGAGAAAAACCCAGGGGGTTCCCAGTCTTTTGGAACATATCGTATAtattcgagtataacgcgcacctgtaaattgtgactaaaaattggtataaaatagtttttcactttttctcagctTACTCCAAGGATAGCACCTGTACTtgtaactggcaaatgctgatAATGTCGCCATGACAAGACATTTATTCTTGACACATGGAACAtacggaaacctggtaaaacaaactagcactatgaacacaattctcaaatggaatttactaAATTTCAAATCTTTAGTCTAATTCATcttcataatatttaaaattgttcaAAGTCTGATTCCTCATCATTATATTAACCAAACCATTGATTCATGTCtactcgtgccctgcgattggttggccaccaattcagggtgtcctccaccttGTGCCCCgagtcaggtgggataggctccaccccCTCCCCATATGACTCTTcaggttcataaaatgaatggagAAAAAAGTTACACTTGTGCAACATAACCTAGGTGTAACTTGACTTGGGCGATAAAACTAACGATAATTATCatcaaataatttttgtcaacaataattatGGTAACTTTAAATATGTCGATACATacaaactgcaattacaccatctgaacaccacaaaaacagGGGCATTATTGTGACATGAACACCAGTTCTAGACCAACGTTTAGTAGACCAAGAAGATGGTGAGGACCATCTAATCAATTAACAGTGTTAGCAATAGACTGTCACACAGAGCACACAGCCAACGATTATAAGAtatgaggccgatgcgctagcCACTCACTTCATTGggccaaaactgaaaataaccaacaaataatgTTAATTTGCAGACATCTGCTGGTGAAAGAGTATAGCAATGGGGTAAGTTTTGTgtacatataagccgtacccttgattcagtttttttttttgttacaaatacagcttatcACTAAACTCACACTTAGCTTTCCATTTTTAATGGTTACCTGCTGTATGCTGAAGCCCAGTATGTCATTCATGTAGGTGGGCAGCAGCGTGAGGAGGGTGTAGAAGGTCCAGTTGTATGAAAAGTGAGCCACCACAATAGCCAGAAGTGGGCATGACGTGACAATGGCTCGCCAGGGAATGTGCCCATTCTCTGGCGACAGCTGATGAAAATCGAGTCAATAAAGATATCAATACAAGGGAATGACAAAGAAAgcaaaatgataaaaacaacaacaacaaaaaagaaatatatatatatatatatatatatatatatatatatatatatatatatattttttttttttttttttctttttctttttttgtgttgttgtttttatcattataaattatattaataatggataaaaatccaatccagtatcccgttttgggtgttttttttagatggttggaactaattaatttgttttcagttaatttctatggaaaacgttGATTTGTGTTATGAGTAAATCGatatacaagctcagtcccggaacgtattacagtgttccctcgcttatcgcggttaatggggaccgggaccacccgcgataagtgaatttccgcgaagtagggattccccttcaataatgcttaatttgaatttaattctattttttttctttttctttttttaattaaaaaaaataccccgtatacagtacaccatatagaatacgggtagagagagtcaaattcatgttataacaaaaaaactgaaaaatatgttgtttcaatgtaacatttgtatttatttcccccccaaaaaatgcgaagctctgagtccgtgatagttgaaccgcgaagtagcgagggaacactgtatttctgcctcattgttcattcattcatcttccaaacCACACATCattgaaagggttgcggggtttGCTGGTACCTAAACTCTTAGGACAAAAGGCAACCTACACCCTAgttagactggttgccagttgTAGGGAACACAGAGATACAGACAATCACTCACAGTTAAATATGGCATTTCACCTCATTCTTCAGCGAGCTCAGGATGTAGATTTTCTCCCGTTCTGAGATCCACGGGTGACTGCTGGGATTGTCAAAGGCAAGAAAGGTCCACAAAAGGAACCACAACAGGCCCACCGCACCTTGATGCACAAAAAAACGTAAtactgtatttattcgagtataacccGCACTCATAATTTTTGACTACAAATTGgtggattttttccccctgcatTTCTCCGCTTACACCAAGGATTGCACAACATATGGTAttgaaacctggtaaaacaaactactaccaatatgaacacaaatctcaaatggaatttacaattttgaaTCCTTAAAGCCCAATTCATCATcattgttaggtttatcattattataaatttgttGTGCTTACAATGAAGAACTTTTtggcttattttggatattaaaaggATATGATTTCTGATGCCTCCTTTAGTGAAAGGTGAATTTGGGAATGCTTATTGGTAAACCtatcatttatattaaaataaattcaaaatctGATTCACCATCATCCGATTcagcaaacaaaaaagaacagtgCTCCCTGGGTGGACGCGTTTCCCTGCAggaactttttaaaatttttaccCCTATTACCCCATAAACTTGCCAAAGGCTATTTGGAGAGGGCTGGCTTTTCTTACATTTGTACATAACGCGCACACAatctttgcttcagtttttttgcgcGTTACACTCGAGTAAAGAGCTACCTTTTTGTattcatgtgtcaaagtggtgtgCATGACTGAGTCAAGGCCGTTACCAAAGATGTAGAAGACGTAGGTCCAGCCCATGTAGAAGCAAATTTCGCCTGACAACGGGAGTGCGACCACCGTGCCAATCTGGGCTCCTaccatacacaaacacacaggcacacatggAGGTTTATTGAAATGTTAcaactatttttcttttctttgttttcaccTATGTAGGAGATGGTGAGAAGACGGCTCCTCTCTAGGGGGGGCGCCCACGCTGCCCACATACTATACATGGCAGGGAAGGTCAcaccctaaaaataaaaaaaacgaagaaaaaaaaatcaattgagcCTATCTGGCCAATCGTGTCATATTTTAGACATGAAATTTGAgtaatgtgatatttttcccCCTGATAAAATCATATAAACAGAAACACATTTAGGACTAATTATATTTGGGGTCTTTTATGTTCCAAAAGACGaggttgagagaaaaaaaagctaaattgaattgaataggAATCTTTTCAAATGTGTTGGCAAAATTTAGAATAATAAAAGTAACCTTGTCATTTTCTTATATcaagtatattaaaaaatatttcatgtttttaaaaaaaataataatcaacaaTCACAATTCACGTATATACGTTTTTTCTCCCCTCTAATATTTTGTCaactgtttttccttttttggagGAGAAGGGAGCAGACGTGAACCAACCTAAGGAACATGCTTCATCAGATTTTTTAAGAATTGGGTTAGGGTCCTTTTCACTATTTGCTATTGGACCTGGTCCCTATCACCTGCGAACAATCTGAGTTCATTGTAATGTTATAAGAATAAAATCCTATTATTAAATATCTGTATAGTAATTTCTTGATGGGCAAGGATTGGGTGGAGCCACTTTACCTCTCCGACACCTTCCAGGATCCTGACGGCAATAAGGTAGCTAGCACCCAAGTCGGCCGCCAAAGGAGTAAGTAGCGTGAATATGACCGTGCCCAGGATACCCAAACCCATTAGCCACTTGGCCCCCCAGCGGCCTGCCAGGTAGCCCCCAGGAATCTGGGTGATAATGTAACCATAGAAGAAGGAGCCCAGGATCCAGCCTTGCGTTTCAGAGTCCCAGTCGTATACGCTGGCCTGTGGAAGACCCCACCaccagaaagaaaagaaaaaaattagacAACAAAATCTACTAGAATGAACCTatctaaatgattatttttaagtcTTTAAACTCCCGCTGGTAGCATGGTAAGAGTGGTTAAAGTATCTGCCACACAGTTCTAAGATCAAGGCTTCAATACATGGTAGATTCCGGCCTCCTTGTGAGCAGTTTGCTTGTTCTACCTGCACCGCATTGATTTTACTGTTTTCCTCCTAAAACATGCTTGATAGGCGGATTGAACACTCATAAATTGTCCCTCCATATGCGTGTGCGTGAGTTGTTAGTCTACTTGTACCTCGCGATTCACTGGCAAGCAATTCAGGATCTACTAGGCAGCAAGTAGGGTAACCCCTAGTataactttttaaaacattttcttcagtgctgagtcctaataCAAGAGTGGCTTCCGATTACAGAGTTCACCGTGAtgacttcggtgcaggcaggcacaagctcgattcccgctggtggcagtatgattgtgagtgctgatggtcgtttgtctctttgtgccctatggctggctgactggcgaacagtctaaggtgtagtctgttgtttgcccaaagtcagctgggttcgGTCTGGTAACCACTGCAATCCTTCCGGGGATGCGTGGTATGGACAATGAATTCATGAATAATTAAGCAGGAATAATCATCAGTAGTTCAGAAGTTCAGCCCATCCACTTTACCGACCAAATTTCCCTTGATTCGTGGACAAATGACGGTGGAATAGATCAGGAGTGATAGTTTACAGCTACAATAACATAAGTGGAGAATTAAGAGGCCTTCAGTCTGTCAAAATAATTAACAACTCATAAAaatcaaatgagaaaatgatttttacttTGAGATGCATGTCCCCTTATTCACATCAAGCAAACGTAAGTGAGGCTACATAAAAACAACTCACAGTGTGATTGTGTTTGGGCCGTGCGGGGCTGGTATGTGGGGGGCACACGGAGCTACTGTGGTTGTGTTGCAATCGATTGGTGGTGTTGAGCATGTCAACCATAGCCACACTCAGGTTGACTCGCAGCGAGTAGACCACAAAAAAGCCAAAAGAGGACAGGAGAGCCAGGCTGTAGCGCGCCGAGCAGCATGCTGGAGCTACGGAGGGACAAaatgagtgttaagacctactgtatacatgcatgtacagtgatccctcggttatcgcggttaatggggactgggaccacccgcgataagtgaattttcgcgaagtagggatgccccttcaaaaatgcttaattttaatttttaaaactttttttttgttgggacgAATGATTAGtgcaccctcgtgaggatatgCGGTTCGGAAAACTGAATGAATCCAACGTTAATGTATTTTCAGCACTAGAACAAACACCTTCAATAGATGGCCTATTTAAAAACAGTTTCCATATATTTGGTGCACTGCATTAGAAGAAGCAgttagggcaggggtgtcaaactccctttggtctgcggcccgaatacagcttaatttgagatcaagcgggccggaccaagaaactcattgcaaaattacatagaactaacaataagcccacttttttccttagtatTAGTCaccaatactaataattagtgcaaagaatgagtaaattatcaaaatgtttattaacagaattttcctttttcattaTGAACAACATATTATGAACAAgggaataacataagaacataaataaactaaaacaatgcgccccctagcggataatacaataactacaatttttgaaagaaaattcatatttttttatacaatgcagctttcttccccgggccgtaccaaaccaccagacgggccggatccggcccgcgggccgtatgttttaCACCACTGAGTTAGGGGTTACTATAAGCATTCGCTGCACAAACGGGAATGTCATACCATAATTAACCAACATTGGTCtaaatataaggtgcactgttgtcttttgagaaaatgtaGGTCTTTATGTTGAGCATTACAGTGCAGAAAATTTGCTCAATAAAAATTAGGTTAaggtaattaaaatgaagaaaaacacaaatatacacttttAGGGCCACGAGTAACCTCAAAAGTTATTGTTTTCCACAAATTTAACTCAATAAATGCCAACTaatggcgatagacgtccagttCATTTCAATCTGGAAGGTCAATGGAATGCTCGAGtttcaaaaataatacaattttaattattaaaattaattcGTCCCTCCTAgtccaaattgattggacgtctaccccCACCGAAAATAACAATATTCACAAAAGGGTTCCGTTTGACATCCGCCCACATTCAGAAGGCTTAACTAAACAAAATCGCACGTCACTCTATATTGCTCTCTCGTGGCTTATTGACACACCTTACGCCCAAAAAGCACTTTGTCAACAAAcagcaaaccaaaaaaaaactattcgaAGTCGTCACTACTCTTCTATTCCATCTAAAACAATTACACATCCTCTCAATGGCGTTCTTTTGAATATTTCAACTACTCATAAGATTTTCTTGTGGGGAAATTGCCAAGCATCATCCGGTCGGTTCCCTCACCCCGCTGGATGTGGTCCCCACGTCCTCGTTGGAGAAGGGGCTTCTCCTGCTCCTCTCTCTCCGTTTCCGAGTGGTGCGATTCCATTTCGCTTACTTGACTGCAGACGAGCAACAACGCATTAGCAACCCGGAAGTATTTTTGAGGAAATGACGTAAAACccgggagattttttttttttaaaaccccgTTCAATTAACTTTCTAGAAAGCAACAACTTAAGTGTCAAGCGAGTCTAATTCTGCAAATCAACTCAGCGCTTTTTGTGATCATCCTATTGATTGAGCAATGTTATATAGTATCTAAGCAATCTGTTTAGGTATATGGGTATCTAATAGATAGATACccatacagacgctcccctacctACGAACAAGTTCGGTTCCgtgcgcttgttcataagttgaaagtgttcaaattgaagttgattcagtgctgtattttgtattataatttgcgtttaaggcctatataagtatattgaaggtttatatatgtgtgtttgtatgtttatgcttgtataagtaaccagcattgttttgtactggaaaaaaacatttaatataatggagagaatacatacagtactgtatacataacGCTACCAGTGTGGGGAAATGAGCAAATGACTTGGTTTTGAAGGTGGAGGTTTGCTTGAATTTCATgcacaaactgttttttttctcttgtagcTTCACATTCAGCTCATTCATGTGTCAAGATGCCACCGTAAAAGTTAAATGTTCATAATGTGTCAGTATTCTCAAGTATCTCCAATAACGAACTAATCTCGTGTTTGAGCGCCCACACACATTGACATACTTTTACTAGACTACTGTGCCATCTATCGGGAAACGAGAGTATTGCAGGGAAATGTAAATTAATGAGTTAATGTTGTATGTcgttcacaagtgtatgtaaacttttgaccacaactgtacatgcGCCCAAAAAAACCACATCAGAGCAGATGAGTACCAAAAAGCGTGATCCCAAATCTGACACAGGCGTTAAACATTGTGTCTACATTTACAaggaaaattaaaacaaaaccatcTAAAAAGAATCACCTCCCATTgttaaatgaagacaaacagAAATATATGAAACAACAAGACCATGCTCTCAAACCATCACTTTAAAAGGGATTAATGACAGACACTTACTTCTCTAAGAAGCAAAGTAATGAAAGATTCGAACTGCAAAATCAAATTTCTTGATAAACAGTTAATCCCGTGAAAGGGAACATAACACAGatctggaaaaatatttttgtaatgacTGGAAACACTTCAAAGCACAAACAAATAAAGCATTGAAGAACTGACACCTACTACCCCTCAAATAGAATATCACCCACCAAAACCACTAAACACCAATGAACCTATTCTTAAtcttaacatatttttgaaGTCACAAGTTAAAAAAGCGATACATGGCCTCAAAAGCTCCAAAGAAAAAGATGTGTTTAACATGAATGTAACATTTCTGAAATACCACAAAAATCTCTCATAGCTCCATTAACCACCATTGTAAACACATCCTTAAACGAGAGTTTCTTCCCTGAACCCTGGAAGTGCTCATTTTTCTCACCGGTCCTCAAATCAGGGAACCCCAGACACGCGCTACCCACTTGCGCCAAAAGatgtgaagaaattcaatcactcttCTATTAGGATCGAACAGCCATTTTTGGCCACCATCATGAAAAAATTTTAATTCTCTACGATGCACGGTTTAGACAAAAGTAGTGAAAGAATGTAACATAACCACACAtgcatccataaatcacgctttataaggattataatCTACTATAGCAGGGATATTGTAATGATTGACACACATTGCTCTGGCAGGCTTAGAGTATTTCAAGGCCGCTATGTTAAAGGCAACCAGGTAAGGTCACCCAAAAGGAATGTGATAATGATTAGCCATAACCTGACTAACAGGTCAAAAGATCTCTGAATTTAGTTTTTgcttgaactcattggctgcttaTTGGCATTGTTCATTGGATGCCTTGTCATTCATTTGACATTCATGGATTTGACATCTGTAGCTGTAGTAGGCAGTGAATGTATTAACATATTTTGTAATCATAATCCCGTGGCAAGAAGACCTTTCTGAGAGCACGTGGATTGTCGCTGTAGTGGCGAGGAGTCACAGGACCCGAGGACATCGCTGCCAGGGTTGTGGTGACAAATCCCTCCATTGTTGCTACGACAAGAGAAAGCTCGACAACTACACACGACTTAagcaaataattttgaaatctAAGATGGATATGCTGCAGAAAGTAAGGGGACAGTTGCTATTTTTGAACTTCCTGAAAGACGTTAAACAGCAAACTAAAGTCAGACCTCACTGCCCATGTAATAACTTTTATTACCTAACCAAACTGTGACCCTGACAAGGACAAGCAGTATtgaaagtgaatgaataaaagaataaatctTGCTATCTCAGTACTTTATGCctgaaatttcattttattcccTGAGTGGTCTCCACAACCATGTTAAATTCTTTCACTACACTAAGTAATGGGTTTCATCTTCACCTCAAAATCATTTCAGTGTTTGTTGTCTTGTATGCCAAACTGATGATGTGTGAGTACAGGGAGTATGTGCAGAAGCGGGTTTACATGACAACACAAAAAcactctaaacattttttttttcatttttttcatatattaaactcttgttcagAGCTGTTTTCAccagtcaccatttgactggcgaccaaaagaccggggagcaaacgtccggcgaccaaacgtccggcaaccaaacgttcggcaaccaaacgtccggcgaccaaacgtccgggcgaccaaacatccgggcgaccaaacgtccgggcgaccaaacgcccaggcgaccaaacgtctgggcaaccaaacgtccggcgaccaaacgtccggccaggttGACATCCTCATAGATAGATTTGGCCTTCTCCTGATGAAGCATAAGGCTCAGAGGAACATGCCGCTCCTGCTGATCCTCGAGCCAAATGGTGAGAAGTTTTTCCATCTCTtttatgtttttcccccttctttttttaacgTTTGTTTATTGCTCCTTTCACGTGTTCCATTATACGagctttctgtttataaatggtagtgCCGGTCGAACGGTTCAAATTGTATTCCCGCAACGCTCGCCACTTTCTCAcgtgcatcaagcttctttattattgtcactttcatttgaaatgaaatggcttgcctcttccttgcaccaccctcactagaagcctttcgcttttcaccaaccatattgaataatggatgcacgagatactTAAttgtagaaatgaaaaaggatatttgcgcactggagataggtcatgcacttccgcactgcagagGAAGGTTAGGGGGTTCTCagagcgccaggcgtcggtattagcggcggaaagaagcactacttggAAAAAGGCTGTGCGCCTtttacaaaatcgaacttacaaacatttttcgacataaacgcaatttgcagaaatgttcATATGCACCGTTTGTTCGTAAATCGAAAGTTTGTAAGTAGGAGAGCGTCTGtactgaaatggggtcgacggaggttggcagctctgctgaCCACCATAAATAAGTTGATGAACATCTTGGGTCGtaga
The nucleotide sequence above comes from Stigmatopora nigra isolate UIUO_SnigA chromosome 12, RoL_Snig_1.1, whole genome shotgun sequence. Encoded proteins:
- the slc17a5 gene encoding sialin; the protein is MESHHSETEREEQEKPLLQRGRGDHIQRAPACCSARYSLALLSSFGFFVVYSLRVNLSVAMVDMLNTTNRLQHNHSSSVCPPHTSPARPKHNHTASVYDWDSETQGWILGSFFYGYIITQIPGGYLAGRWGAKWLMGLGILGTVIFTLLTPLAADLGASYLIAVRILEGVGEGVTFPAMYSMWAAWAPPLERSRLLTISYIGAQIGTVVALPLSGEICFYMGWTYVFYIFGAVGLLWFLLWTFLAFDNPSSHPWISEREKIYILSSLKNELSPENGHIPWRAIVTSCPLLAIVVAHFSYNWTFYTLLTLLPTYMNDILGFSIQQNGLLSALPYLGCALFAVLSGQLADYLREKRHCPTITVRKSFSLVGMIGPAAFLVAAGYTGCNYTLALTFLTISSSLGGVSASGFNINHLDIAPSYAGILLGITNTFATIPGMVGPVIARKLTANNTMEEWQTVFYIAAAINLFGATFYTIFGRGNVQPWALHSGSYYD